One Glycine max cultivar Williams 82 chromosome 4, Glycine_max_v4.0, whole genome shotgun sequence DNA segment encodes these proteins:
- the LOC100527013 gene encoding FCS-like zinc-finger domain-containing protein isoform 1 (isoform 1 is encoded by transcript variant 1) has product MLLGKRPRPPIMKRTTSMSEITFDLNTTLDDDPNNPVKGPGGNQNRVWAMVSPRNHSEDTTPDFLRVCFLCKRRLVPARDIFMYKGDSAFCSSECREQLMKQDERKDKYRVGSKKQVAEKPNSGSQVNKGETVVAL; this is encoded by the exons atgTTGTTAGGGAAGAGACCTCGTCCTCCAATTATGAAGAGAACAACAAGCATGTCCGAAATAACCTTCGATCTGAACACGACCTTGGACGATGATCCGAACAATCCCGTGAAGGGACCAGGAGGAAATCAGAACAGGGTTTGGGCCATGGTTTCACCCAGAAACCATTCCGAGGATACTACCCCTGACTTCTTGCGCGTTTGCTTTCTCTGCAAACGCCGTTTAGTACCCGCCCGAGACATCTTCATGtacaa AGGTGATAGTGCTTTCTGTAGTTCAGAATGCCGTGAACAGCTGATGAAGCAGGATGAGAGAAAAGATAAGTATCGTGTGGGATCAAAGAAACAAGTTGCGGAAAAGCCTAATTCTGGGTCTCAAGTTAACAAAGGCGAAACCGTGGTTGCCTTGTAA
- the LOC100527013 gene encoding FCS-like zinc-finger domain-containing protein isoform 2 (isoform 2 is encoded by transcript variant 2), with protein sequence MLLGKRPRPPIMKRTTSMSEITFDLNTTLDDDPNNPVKGPGGNQNRVWAMVSPRNHSEDTTPDFLRVCFLCKRRLVPARDIFMYKVSIN encoded by the exons atgTTGTTAGGGAAGAGACCTCGTCCTCCAATTATGAAGAGAACAACAAGCATGTCCGAAATAACCTTCGATCTGAACACGACCTTGGACGATGATCCGAACAATCCCGTGAAGGGACCAGGAGGAAATCAGAACAGGGTTTGGGCCATGGTTTCACCCAGAAACCATTCCGAGGATACTACCCCTGACTTCTTGCGCGTTTGCTTTCTCTGCAAACGCCGTTTAGTACCCGCCCGAGACATCTTCATGtacaa GGTCAgcattaattga